A stretch of the Thermofilum adornatum genome encodes the following:
- the proC gene encoding pyrroline-5-carboxylate reductase, with protein sequence MTYNHHSTVAVLGSGKIGLAFVKQILQKTSYRVYATGRRSETLKAAESLGALALRDNNLAVRESGIVVIAVKPFHFPQLLSEVEPESWKGKIVVSLMAGVKLDTLRAAIPGARVFRAMPNLNSYVGFSSTAVAENGYDDTSRTVEEFLKIFGKVYWVPEEYLDIWTGLAGSGPAFIAEIIDAMAMGAVAAGMPRELSYEAVLDVLEGTARLLRSRLYQHPGQLRDDVTTPAGTTIKGLMVLESGGVKAVLMKMVEEASRRSREIGEEINLKILEKIRQR encoded by the coding sequence ATGACATACAATCACCATAGCACCGTTGCTGTTCTCGGTTCAGGAAAAATAGGGCTCGCATTTGTGAAACAGATTCTGCAGAAGACATCCTATAGGGTCTACGCTACTGGAAGGAGAAGTGAAACGCTGAAAGCCGCCGAGAGCCTAGGCGCTCTAGCACTGAGGGATAACAATCTGGCTGTAAGAGAGAGCGGGATAGTAGTCATAGCTGTTAAGCCTTTCCATTTCCCGCAACTTTTATCAGAAGTCGAGCCTGAAAGCTGGAAGGGAAAAATAGTAGTCTCCCTAATGGCCGGCGTCAAGCTTGACACACTTAGGGCTGCGATTCCAGGCGCCCGTGTCTTTAGGGCTATGCCAAACCTCAATTCATATGTAGGTTTCTCATCTACTGCTGTGGCCGAGAACGGCTATGATGATACAAGCAGAACAGTGGAAGAGTTCCTGAAGATCTTCGGAAAGGTCTACTGGGTACCAGAAGAATATCTCGATATCTGGACTGGTCTAGCTGGTAGTGGCCCAGCTTTTATAGCGGAGATCATTGACGCGATGGCTATGGGGGCAGTTGCCGCTGGCATGCCCCGGGAACTCAGCTATGAAGCAGTGCTAGACGTTTTAGAGGGTACTGCGCGCCTACTCAGAAGCAGGCTCTACCAGCACCCGGGACAGCTTAGAGACGATGTGACTACGCCTGCGGGGACAACAATAAAGGGCCTGATGGTTCTGGAGAGCGGCGGCGTAAAAGCTGTATTGATGAAGATGGTTGAGGAGGCTTCTAGGAGGTCTCGCGAGATTGGCGAAGAGATAAACTTGAAAATTCTCGAAAAAATAAGACAAAGATGA
- a CDS encoding type II toxin-antitoxin system VapC family toxin, with amino-acid sequence MILDTSSVISRVKKGLEIWENITVVSLIEYPPILDYENFHGEIYFPTRAEQLRAVHLQKRLRVIGKPLGASDLLIAAVCLNRNEELVTMDEDFLVIREVEPSFKMILEKFV; translated from the coding sequence TTGATACTCGACACTTCTTCTGTGATTTCAAGGGTCAAAAAAGGATTAGAAATATGGGAAAACATAACCGTTGTATCTCTAATCGAGTACCCGCCAATACTTGACTACGAGAATTTTCATGGAGAGATTTACTTTCCAACAAGAGCTGAACAACTAAGGGCTGTTCATCTACAGAAAAGGCTTAGAGTGATAGGAAAACCTCTAGGAGCCTCAGATCTACTTATTGCGGCAGTTTGTCTAAACAGGAATGAAGAGCTAGTAACAATGGATGAAGATTTTCTTGTGATAAGGGAAGTAGAGCCCTCCTTCAAAATGATACTCGAGAAATTCGTCTAG
- a CDS encoding phosphatase PAP2 family protein, which yields MKTKHILIIIAVLLAVSPLLGLLLGKWVDYWRIATNLGDEPAYIALTILLFYLVDPHLGVNVLIALSTGAWLDVFMKNLFKLPRPPSELWLAPAEGYGFPSGHATTSTTFWTSLSLETRRREVYLLGAVTVAIVCLSRIILNVHYPVDVAGGVVLGLFSSFSVYYATRKITLKPWLASLALALYGVAVSVLTFVQGDLNFVRLGGLLVGLAVYPLIREKINLRKESFLTKTILALVALVLAFGFTQVAKSQAPLPQFILYLATGSITVSLPLLRSKSGRKTTG from the coding sequence GTGAAAACCAAGCATATCCTAATTATTATTGCAGTGTTGCTTGCCGTATCCCCGTTGTTGGGACTTCTCCTGGGTAAATGGGTAGACTATTGGAGAATAGCCACAAATCTCGGAGACGAGCCTGCCTATATCGCGTTAACTATTCTGCTCTTTTATTTGGTAGACCCCCATCTGGGCGTGAATGTCCTTATAGCACTCTCTACTGGTGCCTGGCTCGACGTATTTATGAAGAACCTTTTTAAGTTGCCTAGACCACCTAGCGAGCTTTGGCTTGCACCTGCAGAGGGCTATGGTTTTCCAAGCGGGCACGCTACTACTTCAACAACTTTCTGGACAAGTCTGTCACTTGAGACTAGAAGGAGAGAGGTATACCTGTTAGGCGCCGTCACAGTTGCAATCGTGTGTTTGTCGAGGATTATTCTCAACGTGCATTATCCAGTAGACGTGGCAGGCGGAGTTGTTCTAGGACTGTTTTCCTCGTTTAGCGTCTACTACGCTACCAGGAAAATCACCTTAAAGCCCTGGTTGGCGTCCCTTGCCTTAGCGTTGTATGGTGTTGCCGTTTCGGTGCTGACTTTTGTGCAGGGAGACCTTAACTTTGTGAGGCTTGGTGGATTATTGGTCGGATTGGCTGTCTACCCATTGATAAGAGAAAAAATTAACTTAAGGAAAGAGTCTTTCTTAACGAAAACAATTCTAGCCCTCGTGGCCCTTGTGCTTGCTTTTGGATTTACACAGGTTGCAAAGAGCCAAGCCCCTCTTCCCCAGTTTATTCTTTACCTAGCTACGGGCTCTATAACGGTATCCCTTCCACTATTAAGAAGCAAGAGTGGAAGAAAAACTACGGGTTAA
- a CDS encoding M42 family metallopeptidase codes for MSNYKITEKELQFLKDVTEIVAPSGFEEPVMELIKQHYSRYADSVKRDNLGSLMLVKKGSSDTPKILVAGHVDEVGFLVTSITQEGFLTFVPLGGWFEQVLLAQRVVIRTKNGPVYGVITSKPPHLLTPEERQKVVQINQMYIDVGATSKEEVEKLGIRVGDPVAPWSPFMKTAFPDRIMAKALDDRIGAFIALEALRYIRENNIEHRNTLYAAATVQEEVGLRGAETVGWIADHDVAIVTEVDIAGDVPGIKPSEAQAKVGKGPTIVVWDRSMIPNPRFKEFVIEVAEEAKIPYQLSAVSGGTDAGRLHLYKGGRPSIVIGVPTRHIHSHVSIVSISDVENAVRLVVELVKRLDAETVKKFTNI; via the coding sequence GTGTCAAACTACAAAATAACAGAAAAAGAGCTTCAATTCTTAAAAGATGTAACAGAAATTGTTGCCCCATCCGGCTTTGAAGAACCAGTAATGGAATTAATAAAGCAACACTATTCGAGGTACGCCGACTCAGTAAAAAGGGACAACCTTGGCTCACTCATGCTTGTAAAGAAAGGTTCCTCGGACACCCCAAAAATACTAGTAGCCGGGCACGTCGACGAGGTCGGCTTCCTGGTTACAAGCATAACCCAGGAGGGTTTTCTCACATTTGTGCCTCTAGGAGGATGGTTCGAGCAAGTCCTTCTTGCACAGCGTGTAGTTATTAGAACCAAGAATGGGCCAGTATATGGCGTTATTACTAGCAAGCCCCCGCACTTGCTTACTCCGGAAGAGAGACAAAAAGTCGTCCAGATAAACCAGATGTACATTGATGTAGGCGCTACAAGCAAAGAGGAGGTTGAAAAACTAGGCATAAGGGTTGGCGACCCCGTCGCTCCCTGGTCCCCCTTCATGAAGACCGCCTTCCCAGACAGAATAATGGCTAAGGCCCTAGACGACAGGATAGGAGCATTTATTGCGCTAGAAGCACTCAGATACATCAGGGAAAACAATATAGAGCACAGAAACACGCTCTACGCGGCTGCAACCGTGCAAGAAGAGGTAGGTCTAAGAGGAGCCGAGACAGTTGGCTGGATAGCTGACCACGACGTAGCAATTGTAACAGAAGTAGACATTGCTGGAGATGTTCCTGGGATAAAGCCGAGCGAGGCCCAGGCAAAGGTAGGCAAGGGGCCCACAATAGTTGTATGGGATAGATCAATGATTCCAAACCCAAGATTCAAGGAGTTTGTCATCGAGGTGGCTGAAGAGGCAAAGATTCCATATCAGCTGTCGGCTGTCAGTGGTGGGACGGATGCCGGCAGGTTGCACCTCTACAAGGGGGGAAGGCCAAGCATAGTTATAGGGGTTCCGACTAGACACATACACAGCCATGTAAGCATTGTGAGTATTAGCGATGTTGAAAACGCTGTACGCCTCGTAGTCGAGCTTGTAAAGAGGCTTGACGCAGAGACAGTTAAAAAATTCACTAATATCTAA
- a CDS encoding rubrerythrin family protein codes for MKSMTKDALLSAFGGESMAHMRYLVFAVQAEREGFPNIARLFRAIAHAEYVHASNHYNILRDFDEDAKVVSGAPIGPGTTVKNLNLAIRGEEFEVEEMYPIYIKIAEEQGEKQAVRSFRWALEAEKIHAELYKEALKSAEEGKDFQIKGKVWICPVCGHTYIGEEPPEKCPVCGAPREKYVGF; via the coding sequence ATGAAATCAATGACTAAAGATGCACTTCTATCGGCCTTTGGAGGAGAATCCATGGCACATATGCGCTACCTAGTATTTGCTGTACAAGCAGAGAGAGAAGGTTTCCCCAACATTGCTAGGCTATTTAGGGCTATCGCTCATGCAGAGTATGTGCATGCCTCTAATCACTATAACATTTTGAGGGATTTCGACGAGGACGCTAAGGTCGTTTCAGGTGCACCCATAGGTCCAGGAACAACAGTTAAAAACCTTAACCTTGCTATCAGGGGAGAAGAGTTTGAGGTAGAGGAAATGTACCCAATATATATCAAAATTGCAGAGGAACAAGGAGAAAAGCAAGCTGTGAGAAGTTTCCGATGGGCCCTCGAAGCCGAAAAAATCCACGCGGAACTTTACAAGGAAGCCCTAAAATCCGCAGAAGAAGGGAAAGATTTCCAGATAAAAGGCAAAGTTTGGATTTGTCCCGTATGTGGCCATACCTACATAGGTGAAGAGCCTCCAGAAAAGTGTCCAGTATGCGGGGCGCCTAGAGAAAAATATGTAGGTTTTTAA
- a CDS encoding winged helix-turn-helix transcriptional regulator, protein MLDNLDLRILELLVKNPRITVSEIARELNISRQTTRQRIEKINRSGIIKGFFPVFNTEKLGGILVLIMFASETRVTEKLSQAMVWELYLTTNSNPNTIVLGRIFSLEDLKKLVSLMEQIDPKAEIRIVSSIETNFDAKDVIVASGLSNVTCETCGERIRGKPYTYTYRNTTHYFCCPVCRDTFIKKLRSERND, encoded by the coding sequence ATGCTTGATAACTTGGATCTAAGGATTCTCGAGCTACTGGTTAAAAACCCCAGGATAACTGTCTCTGAGATAGCCCGCGAGCTCAACATCAGTAGACAGACAACCAGGCAGAGAATAGAAAAAATCAATAGAAGTGGGATAATCAAGGGCTTTTTCCCAGTTTTCAACACTGAAAAACTTGGAGGAATACTTGTTTTGATCATGTTCGCAAGTGAGACAAGAGTAACAGAGAAGCTTAGTCAAGCAATGGTGTGGGAACTATATCTCACAACGAACAGCAATCCCAATACCATTGTTTTGGGGAGAATATTCTCTCTAGAGGATCTAAAAAAGTTGGTTTCCTTAATGGAACAGATTGATCCAAAGGCCGAGATAAGAATCGTTTCTAGTATCGAAACAAACTTTGACGCTAAAGACGTTATTGTAGCTTCTGGTTTAAGCAACGTTACATGTGAAACCTGTGGAGAAAGAATTAGAGGAAAACCATACACCTACACCTATAGGAATACAACACATTATTTTTGTTGTCCAGTATGTCGAGACACTTTCATTAAAAAACTACGAAGTGAAAGAAATGACTAG
- a CDS encoding type II toxin-antitoxin system VapC family toxin encodes MKSYVLDTSVIVEKIIRNSPYREKVEQLFSAQRSGTVKLFAAIPTLSETLYIASRIYQLAGVKNANEEALNYISWLKTKITPVNIDEETAIVAGELKKQLGLALADCFVIAVAQKIGGLALFLKRESEMVAKEQLISKLPVKFLSEETL; translated from the coding sequence ATGAAATCTTACGTCCTTGATACAAGCGTAATAGTAGAAAAAATTATTAGGAATTCTCCATACAGAGAAAAAGTAGAACAACTGTTTAGTGCACAAAGATCAGGTACTGTGAAATTGTTTGCCGCCATCCCTACTTTAAGCGAGACTCTCTATATAGCTTCGAGGATTTATCAATTGGCAGGCGTTAAAAATGCAAACGAGGAAGCCCTCAACTATATCTCTTGGTTAAAGACAAAAATTACCCCTGTCAATATTGACGAGGAGACAGCTATCGTAGCAGGCGAATTGAAAAAACAACTTGGTCTAGCTTTAGCCGACTGCTTTGTAATCGCCGTTGCCCAAAAAATAGGTGGATTAGCATTATTCCTGAAAAGGGAAAGCGAAATGGTAGCGAAAGAACAACTTATCAGCAAACTCCCTGTAAAGTTTTTGTCAGAAGAGACTTTGTAA
- a CDS encoding AbrB/MazE/SpoVT family DNA-binding domain-containing protein — protein sequence MTVVLKVRKKGVIILPKKLRLTSGIEEESEVIAEASPGIIILKPLKPKEVEIDPAVVDKLLEEERHVEEKKYHEILRP from the coding sequence ATGACTGTAGTGCTAAAAGTGAGGAAAAAGGGTGTAATAATTCTTCCAAAAAAGCTTCGCTTAACAAGCGGTATCGAAGAGGAAAGCGAAGTTATAGCTGAGGCTTCCCCAGGCATAATAATTCTGAAACCCCTTAAGCCAAAAGAAGTCGAGATCGACCCAGCAGTTGTAGACAAGCTTCTTGAAGAAGAGAGACACGTAGAGGAGAAGAAATACCATGAAATCTTACGTCCTTGA
- a CDS encoding alpha/beta hydrolase yields the protein MLTTTAIIYLLITIIAAILLVVYIISSSASKKLATPPRKTGSWSPRDLGFEYEKVEVKTSDGLTLRGWLIPRGSEKTVIVIHGYTSCKWDEWYMKPVINILARHDFNVVAFDMRAHGESDGEKTTLGYREVDDIGAIINYLKERGLASRLGIIGYSMGGAITLMSLSRYEELKAGVADSPYIDIRASGKRWINRVGAPLRYILLASYPLIMRLTASRTGASPEKLVMYQYAKSITKPLLIIGGQQDDLVAIDEVRKFYEEVKKVNSNVELWETTSKHVSAIQDYPREYEERIVGFFNRWL from the coding sequence ATGTTAACAACAACAGCAATTATTTACCTCTTAATAACCATCATAGCAGCAATACTCCTAGTGGTCTACATTATTAGCTCATCAGCTTCTAAAAAGCTGGCTACGCCTCCGAGAAAAACCGGTAGCTGGAGCCCAAGAGACTTGGGCTTCGAGTATGAAAAAGTAGAGGTTAAGACGTCTGACGGCTTGACTCTTAGGGGCTGGCTAATTCCAAGAGGCTCCGAGAAGACTGTGATAGTGATACACGGTTATACCTCCTGCAAGTGGGATGAATGGTACATGAAGCCCGTCATCAATATCCTTGCTAGACACGATTTTAACGTAGTTGCCTTTGACATGCGCGCCCACGGGGAAAGCGATGGAGAAAAAACAACGCTTGGCTACCGTGAAGTCGACGATATAGGCGCAATAATAAACTATCTTAAAGAGAGGGGTCTCGCAAGCCGTCTCGGGATAATTGGATACTCGATGGGTGGAGCAATAACGCTTATGTCCCTTTCCCGGTATGAAGAGTTGAAGGCTGGGGTCGCTGATAGCCCCTACATAGATATTAGGGCCTCGGGTAAAAGATGGATAAACAGGGTCGGCGCGCCGTTAAGGTATATCCTTCTGGCTTCTTACCCACTCATAATGAGGCTAACGGCTAGCCGTACGGGGGCGTCGCCGGAGAAACTAGTAATGTACCAGTATGCGAAGTCCATTACAAAGCCATTACTCATAATAGGTGGGCAACAAGACGACCTCGTAGCTATAGATGAGGTTAGGAAGTTCTATGAGGAAGTCAAAAAGGTAAACAGTAATGTTGAGCTTTGGGAGACCACTTCGAAACATGTATCAGCGATACAGGACTACCCGAGAGAATATGAAGAAAGAATTGTAGGCTTCTTTAACAGGTGGTTGTAA
- a CDS encoding MFS transporter: MAGKAPKVRIVTFSLALFVLFYFMGYYMLNPILKTLHEEGLIPGKTEVEWRFNAGLIATILQGTGLVLSFVWGILADKIGRRQILFLLGITMGIGLLLVSTARSYTELLLYFVLFGLGYVGVGPVIYAFISDALPSQSRGKGYAAYYVSSVLAMILGLIVAGVLLQWRTAYLVSGLATFIFAVILFISSRGITIGYSEKKAEEVKKYSLREALPSLKKKTVLLILLMIIPWTIPWGMLSIWSIDYISTKWGVPTGTASLIIAAATASIALGHIIGGTLSDRLVSRGDTSGRAKISIIGVAVGYIAMLLMLIYPYPYGDTSISALFLPALLAVGGMMFTTFAYPNINSVLSDVIIPEHRGTIFAFYSVLNNLGWTLGPTVYTLLLSTFANTMGQIQAMTSAAVLIVSLWLIALLCWIGIYRSYPKEKL, translated from the coding sequence ATGGCCGGGAAAGCGCCTAAAGTAAGAATAGTTACATTCTCGCTCGCACTCTTCGTCCTTTTCTACTTCATGGGCTACTACATGTTAAACCCAATATTGAAGACACTTCATGAAGAAGGACTTATCCCTGGAAAAACCGAGGTCGAATGGCGCTTTAATGCTGGATTAATAGCGACTATCCTCCAGGGTACAGGCCTCGTACTCTCGTTCGTGTGGGGCATCCTAGCAGACAAGATTGGCCGCCGCCAAATATTGTTCCTCCTTGGAATAACGATGGGGATTGGCCTGCTTCTCGTCTCTACAGCTAGAAGCTACACTGAGCTCCTCCTATATTTTGTCCTATTCGGGCTAGGCTATGTTGGAGTGGGACCAGTAATTTATGCATTTATCTCAGACGCGCTACCTAGCCAGAGCAGGGGAAAGGGATATGCGGCATACTATGTCTCAAGCGTGCTGGCAATGATACTTGGATTAATTGTTGCCGGAGTTTTGCTACAATGGCGCACCGCCTACTTGGTCTCTGGACTAGCAACTTTCATTTTCGCCGTTATCCTGTTCATTTCTTCTAGAGGAATAACCATAGGCTATTCGGAAAAGAAGGCTGAAGAAGTCAAAAAGTATTCCCTCCGCGAAGCCCTTCCAAGTCTAAAGAAAAAGACGGTTCTACTCATACTGCTAATGATTATTCCTTGGACGATCCCATGGGGAATGCTCAGCATATGGTCTATCGACTACATTTCAACAAAATGGGGGGTCCCAACTGGAACAGCCTCCCTAATCATCGCTGCGGCAACTGCCTCTATAGCATTGGGACACATCATAGGGGGTACTCTGAGCGACCGCTTAGTAAGTAGGGGCGACACAAGTGGGAGGGCAAAGATCTCAATAATCGGTGTCGCTGTGGGATACATAGCTATGCTACTAATGTTGATTTACCCGTACCCCTACGGGGACACTTCTATCTCTGCCCTCTTCCTCCCAGCGCTACTGGCTGTTGGAGGAATGATGTTCACTACTTTCGCATATCCAAACATAAACTCGGTTCTAAGCGATGTGATAATTCCCGAGCACCGTGGAACAATTTTTGCTTTTTACAGCGTCCTCAACAATCTTGGCTGGACACTGGGACCAACTGTCTACACTTTGCTTCTCTCGACCTTCGCAAACACGATGGGACAAATCCAAGCGATGACAAGTGCCGCCGTCCTAATTGTGTCTCTCTGGCTAATAGCACTTCTTTGCTGGATTGGCATCTATAGAAGCTATCCAAAAGAAAAGCTCTAG
- a CDS encoding energy-coupling factor ABC transporter ATP-binding protein, with protein sequence MIVFDKVSFNYGDKGFEIRDLSVEIGRGEFIGVIGHSGAGKTTFAKLAVGLLKPISGRVLVDGMDTKTTPVSDLARKVGFVHQNPELMIFSSTILDEVGFALRNLGYPEIRIKDAVGRVLESVDLIKPLNFPPHALSFGEKHRLAIASVLVMEPDILILDEPTTGLDYGRCLQLFRVLENLHRNGKSVVVITHDLDLLGMFAKRIIVFEKGKIIRDGPTEEVLTDISFLEEKGFIPTQLQRLANMLGVKKLTPQEIAEQIIKKKLI encoded by the coding sequence ATGATAGTTTTCGACAAGGTATCATTTAACTACGGGGACAAGGGATTCGAGATAAGAGACCTCAGCGTAGAGATTGGCCGTGGCGAATTTATAGGTGTAATTGGCCACAGCGGGGCTGGGAAGACAACATTTGCAAAACTAGCTGTAGGGCTACTTAAGCCTATATCAGGCAGAGTCCTCGTAGACGGGATGGACACGAAAACGACGCCCGTATCTGACCTCGCACGTAAAGTTGGATTTGTCCATCAGAACCCTGAACTCATGATATTCTCGTCTACAATCCTCGACGAAGTCGGATTCGCCCTGAGGAACCTAGGATACCCAGAAATCAGAATCAAAGACGCCGTGGGGAGAGTTCTGGAAAGCGTAGACTTAATCAAGCCACTGAACTTTCCGCCGCATGCTCTCAGCTTTGGAGAAAAACATAGGCTTGCAATAGCAAGCGTCCTTGTAATGGAGCCAGACATCTTAATCCTTGACGAGCCAACAACTGGGCTAGACTATGGGAGGTGCCTACAGTTATTCAGAGTTCTTGAAAACCTACACCGTAACGGAAAATCTGTCGTTGTCATCACGCATGACTTGGATCTCTTGGGAATGTTTGCTAAGAGGATAATTGTCTTTGAGAAGGGAAAAATTATAAGGGATGGACCTACAGAAGAGGTTTTGACCGACATATCTTTCCTCGAGGAGAAGGGCTTTATCCCAACGCAACTACAGAGACTGGCAAACATGCTTGGAGTAAAGAAACTGACCCCACAGGAAATAGCCGAACAGATAATAAAGAAAAAACTGATATAA
- a CDS encoding energy-coupling factor ABC transporter ATP-binding protein, with amino-acid sequence MGPSVIVRNLSAKYIGSDTWTVRAVDLQVNKGEMVVIMGPSGCGKTTLFRILAGLVPSLIPGTVEGEAIVEGVDVVRAGYKQLVGVVGLVYQNPEMQVITRSVLEELAMGPENLGLSREEIQKRIDWVTHVLNLYDLLDKDPQSLSGGEKQLIAIASVLTIKPKVLLLDEPTSMLDHRGTRLVLEAINQLKKEGLTILVAEHRVEWAVEAADRIAVMGRGTILLEGKPEEVFSRVEDIQRYGVRSPGIAEVAYELRKKGIDVPIPVKLEDSWKLGVGSK; translated from the coding sequence ATGGGGCCTTCTGTAATTGTTAGGAACCTAAGCGCCAAGTATATTGGCTCGGACACGTGGACTGTGAGGGCCGTAGACCTCCAAGTCAATAAGGGAGAGATGGTCGTAATTATGGGGCCGAGCGGCTGTGGGAAGACCACACTCTTCAGAATTCTTGCGGGACTAGTTCCATCGTTGATTCCTGGAACAGTTGAGGGCGAAGCGATAGTTGAGGGAGTAGACGTTGTGAGGGCTGGCTATAAACAGCTTGTAGGCGTGGTCGGGCTGGTCTACCAGAACCCCGAAATGCAGGTTATTACAAGGTCTGTCCTCGAAGAGCTTGCAATGGGTCCCGAGAACCTTGGTCTATCGCGGGAAGAGATCCAGAAACGTATAGACTGGGTTACCCATGTGTTGAACCTTTACGACTTGCTGGACAAGGATCCCCAGTCTCTCTCTGGAGGCGAGAAACAACTAATAGCCATAGCGAGTGTCTTAACCATAAAGCCAAAGGTTTTGCTACTGGACGAGCCAACATCAATGCTAGATCACAGAGGCACCCGACTCGTTTTGGAAGCCATCAACCAGTTAAAGAAAGAGGGCTTGACAATTCTAGTTGCCGAGCACAGAGTGGAATGGGCAGTCGAGGCGGCGGACAGGATTGCAGTTATGGGTAGGGGTACAATACTTCTTGAAGGGAAGCCGGAGGAAGTTTTCTCTAGGGTAGAGGATATCCAGAGGTACGGCGTTAGGTCTCCAGGCATAGCCGAGGTAGCGTACGAGTTGAGGAAAAAGGGTATCGATGTCCCTATACCAGTAAAGTTGGAGGATAGCTGGAAGTTGGGGGTGGGATCCAAATGA
- a CDS encoding energy-coupling factor transporter transmembrane component T family protein, whose translation MSGLYIERRSFFHSLDPRAKLVWALLVLAASIVTQFNGLKSFPIFVSTIVALILSGIGAGLAAILIFNSLIFLLITTLVWAGMYSNQGRLVLDLWIIKVTDVGLLVASGKFFLIMSPVFAFITFFVTTKPYHVSWTLEKIRVPPKLSTAFVIAVSLLPTMVKATRDVIDVQRLRGLALDKGSIPERLRKYIPIIVPVISRLLSDVWDLSMVLASRYVGYSKKRTYLLEPKWVKRDTLFLLFSIIFYGVILLWGLL comes from the coding sequence TTGAGCGGGCTCTATATCGAGCGAAGGTCCTTCTTCCACTCCCTAGACCCACGTGCAAAACTCGTCTGGGCGTTACTAGTCCTTGCCGCCTCCATTGTTACGCAGTTTAATGGTCTTAAGAGCTTCCCAATATTTGTCTCCACTATAGTAGCTCTAATACTGTCTGGTATAGGGGCGGGACTAGCGGCGATACTGATCTTTAACTCGCTTATCTTCCTCTTGATAACTACACTGGTGTGGGCTGGGATGTACAGCAACCAAGGAAGATTAGTTCTAGACCTGTGGATAATCAAAGTGACAGACGTAGGGCTCCTAGTTGCCAGCGGGAAATTCTTCCTGATAATGAGTCCAGTCTTCGCCTTTATAACGTTCTTTGTGACAACAAAGCCTTACCATGTTTCATGGACACTCGAAAAAATCAGGGTCCCCCCTAAGCTTTCCACAGCCTTTGTCATAGCGGTAAGCCTTCTGCCGACAATGGTGAAGGCTACAAGGGACGTTATAGATGTGCAAAGACTCAGAGGTCTGGCACTCGATAAGGGAAGTATACCTGAGAGACTTAGAAAGTATATTCCAATAATTGTCCCAGTTATTTCGAGACTATTAAGCGATGTATGGGACTTGAGCATGGTTCTCGCCTCCAGGTATGTCGGCTATTCTAAGAAGAGGACCTACCTCTTAGAGCCAAAATGGGTCAAGAGGGATACTTTGTTTTTATTGTTCTCAATAATATTCTATGGGGTGATACTTTTATGGGGCCTTCTGTAA